The genomic stretch CGTTTAATATACCTTTTAACTTAAGTTATGGGTAAAAAAAAGGTCGCATAAGCGACCTCTTTACATCAATTCTAACCAGATATTGATTTAGAACTAACGATGGCATGTATTACTGCCGTTTATATGCAGGAATTAACTTGCTGGTTTTTCAGCAGCGGCAAATTTTGCACATTCAATTGCATGTTGTTTATCACTTTCTTCTAACTCTGCGTCTTCAACGAAAACCGGTAATGGTTTGTGTTCAGTCGCAAGGAATGAATAAATCACAGGTAAGATGAATAGTGTAAACAGTGTACCAATCGCAAGACCAGATACAATCACTAGACCAATACTAAAGCGCTGTTCTGCACCCGCACCAGTTGCATACATTAACGGGATAAGACCCGCAATCATTGCTGCTGTTGTCATTAGAATTGGACGTAGGCGTACTTTAGCTGCTTCAATTACCGCTTCTGTTCGGCTCTTACCGTGATGTAACTGTTCTTCTTTTGCAACTTCACAAATCAAGATACCGTGCTTAGTAATCAAACCGACGAGGGTAATCAAACCAACCTGAGAATAAATATTCATGGTTGATAAGCCCCATGCCAGTGATATTAACGCACCAGATACAGCAAGTGGTACAGATACCATAATAACTAAAGGATCACGTGCTGATTCAAACTGAATAGCTAGTACAAGGTAAATGATTGCCAATGCAAGCGCAAAGGTCATGTACAAAGCACTACCTTCAGTTACAAACTGACGAGATTCACCCATAAAGTCATAACGGTAACCTTTTGGAAGCATTGAGGACGCTGTGTTTTCGAACCATGAAATTGCATCACCCATCGCGACACCAGGACTCGGTACTGCGCCAATTGTTGCAGAGTTAAGTTGGTTGAAGTGAGGAAGCGAACGCGGTTCAGCAACGACATCAATAGTGATCAAGCTGCCTAACGGTACTGCGTTGCCATCAGCTGCACGTACATAGTAGCTATTCATTGATTCAGGATTTAAACGGTATTTACGTTCAACTTGAGGTATTACCTCGTAAGAACGGCCATTTAAATCAATACGGTTAACGTAACCGTCAGACATCATCGTACTAAGTGTAATACCAATGTCTTGCATGGTAATACCGTAAGCGCCGGCTTTGTCTTTATCAATGTTAATCTTCATCGTTGCAGAGTCGTAGTTAAGGTCTAAATCCGAATACACAAATAATGAGTTAGATTGTACTTCTGTTAATACATCACTTGCCACTTGGAATAGACTTTCAAAACTATTCGGTGTCGTAATTACAAATTGTACCGGTAAGCCAGAACCAGCACCTGGTAACTCAGGCATTTGGAAAGCAATAACTGACATGCCAGGTACATCTTTAACAAGTCCAGTAATACGATCAACAACTTCGCCTTGGCTTGCTTCACGTTCACTCCAAGGAACCATAGACGCAATACCAAATGCTTGGTTTGAGCTAGGTACACCAGAGAATATCTGAGCGTAGGCAATTTCAGGCTGTTCGTTTAGCTTAGCGTTAACTTCACTCATTGAATTTTCAATGTAATCCAAGTTAGCATTTGAGGGTGCAGTACCCATCATCATCAATACACCTTTATCTTCTGACGGTGCAAGTTCGCTTGGAATAAATTTGAACAGGAATGGCATAGCTGCAAATACGATAACAGCAAATGCAATCATAACTGGACGTTTGTGCATTACTGCGCTGATCATTCTTTCATAACCGTTAGTCTTACGTTCAAGGAAAGCATGAACAATTTGTTCAAACTTGCTTGGCTTCGCATTGGCTAATAAGATTTTAGAGCACATCATCGGCGACAATGTTAATGCTAAAATACCAGAAATGAATACCGCACCAGCAAGGGTAAGCGCGAATTCTTTAAATAACGCACCCGTGATGCCACCCATTAACGCAATCGGTGCATATACCGCACCCAGTGTTAATGTCATCGCAATAACAGGTACGGCAATTTCACGCGTACCGATCACGGCGGCTCGGAAAGGGGACTCTCCGAGTTTGATGTGGCGGTCAATATTTTCTAATACTACAATCGCGTCATCTACTACCAGACCAATCGCCAATACCATCGCCAGCAAAGTCATTAGGTTCCATGAGAAACCAAACATCTGCATGACCATTGCAACCCCGATCAAAGACAGTGGGATTGTCACGATTGGAATGATAACGGCACGCAGTGAACCAAGGAATAAGGTAATTACTACGATAACGATAAGTGCTGCTTCGATGATCGTTTTAATGACTTCTTTGATTGATTCATTGATCGCAACCGTTGAGTCATACATCACGTTCATGTGGATGTTTGTCGGCAAGTTACGTTCTAGTTCCGGTAATAATTCTAATACGTCAGCAGCAATGTTAATTGGGTTTGCTGTTGGTGCGGCATTGACGGCTGCAACCACGGCTTCTTTACCATTTGCTGATGCGCGATAAACATCATGGCTCTTCTCTAAAGTAACTTTTGCAATATCACTTAAGCGAATCACTTGACCTTTATCTGTTGATACAACAAGACGTTCTAGATCTTCAGTACTGCCTACTTGGGTATCGGCATTACCATTGTAAAGCACGAATTCACCAATCGCTTGACCTGTTGCAGACTGATAGTTGTTACTATTCAGTACACCCATAATTTCGGTTGCGGTAAGGTCATAAGCGGCCATTTTTAATGGATCTAACCAAACACGTAGTGCGTATTTAATACCACCGTACATGTCTACTTTAGAAACACCGTTAATGGTGAACAGTTGTGGGTTGATTACACGATCAAGATAATCGGTTACTTGACTAGAAGACAGTTCATCACTGCTAAAGGCAATGTACATTACCGCAGTCGTTGAACCCGTAGACATCGTCACCGTTGGATCTTCTGCTTCTTTTGGTAGTTGTGAACGAACCGAGTTCGTTTTAGCCAAAATATCAGAGAGTGCCGCATTCGGATCGGTATTTAGCTTCATCGTAATGGTAATGGTTGAACTACCCAATACACTTGATGACGTCATAAAGTCGATATTATCGGCTTGGGCTACCGCTTGCTCTAAGGGCTGAGTAATAAAGCCTTGGATCAAATCGGCACTGGCACCGTAGTAGCCAGTTGTTACGGTAACAACCGTATTGGTCATGTCAGGGTATTCTCGAACCTGCATTTTGAAAATTGCTTGAACGCCAAGCAACGCAATCAAAAAGCTGATAGATACCGCTAGAACAGGACGCTTGATAAAAATATCAGTAAAGCGCATGTATCCTCCGATTAAAGCATTGGTGTTTCAGCTGGTACTTTCAATGTATCGTTTTCAATAATGCGCACTTTCGCGTGATTACTTAAACGTACTTGACCTGATGTGACAATTTTGTCACCGGCTTTAACACCTTCCAATACATGAGCTATAGCATCAATACGTTCGCCAACTTTGACAACTGATTGTGTTACACGTAAATCACCATTTTCGTCTTCGTTAACAATGTAAACATTGTCACCGTAAAGCGTAAACGTAATGGCAGTTTGTGGTACTGTAATTTGCTTTTCAACTGTTGGCAGAATGACATTTGCACGTGCAAACATACCTGAACGAAGCTGTGAATCGTTGTTTGGAATATCAGCTTGGATTTGAATTAAACCACTTTGATAATTTACAGCAGGCTCGATAGCACTAATTTTACCACTGAATGCTGTATCAGGATAAGAGTCAACAAAAATCTCAACGACTTGGCCTAAATATACTTTCGAAATTTGAGTTTGTGGCACAGTGAAACGAAGACGCATAACACTGCTATCTTCTAAACGCACAATTGATGTACCAACAGATAAAAACTCACCTAAGAATACATTACGTAAACCAACTTCACCGTCGAACGGTGCTCGAATTTGGCGACGTTCAATCACTGCTTTTTGGCTTTCAATATCAGCAAGTAGTGAAGAATACGCAGCTTCAGATTCGTCTAGTGCTTCTTTTGATACTGCATTTTTCTTATAAAGTGCTTCGTAGCGTAAGAATTTAGATTTCGATGCGTTCAGTTTTGCTTGCGAACTTTTTAGGTTTGCTTTTTCTACACGAGAGTCAAGATTAACCAGTAATTGACCTTTGGTTACTTTTGTTCCTGAGTCAAATGAGATGCGATCGATTTTACCTGCAATTTCGTTAGAAATTTCTACACCTTGGTTAGGTTCGATAAAACCAATAGCTTGAATAGTTGGGATCCAATCCGATGTCTTAATATCGACAACAGTGACTGGAAACTCAGGTTCAGGTCTATTGGCCATAAATTCTGCAATCTTTTGCTGTTTAAAAAGATTAAAACCAATCACACTGCCAAATAAGGCGAGTGCGATTAGTAACATGGCTAAGGTCCACTTTTTCATGACTAGATTAACTCCGGGGTGTTATACATATGTTATAAGTTCTGATATGAAACTGAGCTTGTCCATGCAGTATCGTTAAAGATGACTTTCGCTGAAAGCTCGTTCAGAGATGTGTTTGTTATACCTATTTTAGATGTTAACTAAACTCAATCAAGCATTTTGTTTATTAAAATAGTTTATTTACGTATATTTACCAAATAGGTAGTTTTACTAGTATTTTTGTTGACAATGGCCTTTAAATCGTGACAGCCAACTGGTCTAATTTTAGGCTTTTAAGGCTGTTTTTAGTTCACTATCTTTAGAGTTTAAACTCTATATTTGATTGGCTTTTCTATAACTGCCTTTGTAATCGAATATACGATGTTCAATTTTCCAGAAATATTTTTCCTTTTTTGCTATCACGAAATCAGGTGGCACAAACCCTTGTATTTGCGCTGTAATTTGTTCTGCCGTTGATGCTGTAATTGGGGCGCCAGTGATGGTTCTTGAAAATATGCTGAAAAAACGTTGGCGTTGCTTATTATTGCTGAAATAGAAGGTTTCTTTAACAACTTCACCATCTTCATCATGATAATTAAGTTTGATTTTATCACCATCGGCTTGTGCTGAAATACCCGAACAGCGCAGTACTTTACGATCTTTTAATTGCAGTGCTTTTTTTAGTTGGTTGTCGGGGTCGATTAAGTCCACGTGGCATTGTTGACATTCTCGAGCGGCAATATCATTTTCGGCATTACACTGTGGACATTGCTTGTATTTAAAGCGGTAGTTGCATTGTTCTTCAGTGCCATTGCTAGCATCTACTAATCCTTGGCAGCGACGACCATAGTGCTCAATGATATCACCATCGGCATCGGTTATCCCCCAAAATAGATTGGCAAAATCACAGCTTGGGCAGGGTACTTGTACCAGATCACTGTTGCTGTTCGGTTTGCTTGAGCCAATCTCAGGTTGGTACAAATCAAATCCGTTACCTGCGTAATCAATAATCAAACAATCGGCTTTGCCTTCAGCAAGGCGTAAGCCTCGGCCTGCTATTTGTTGATACAAACTGACGGAGTCTGTTCGGCGTAAAATGGCGATGACGTCAACGTGTGGGGCATCGAAACCTGTGGTTAATACTGACACATTAACGAGGTATTTAACTTCCTTGCTTTTAAACTGACGAATCAGTTCATCACGTTCTTTAATCGAGGTTTTGCCTGTGATTATAGCGGCTTGCTCGTCTGGTAATTGTTTAAAGATCTCTTTTGCGTGCTTGATACTGGCAGCAAAGATCATGATGCCTTTACGATTGGCTGCAAGCTCGATTAATTGCTTACAGATCGCATGGGTTACACGGGGGCTTTTAGCTAAAAATTGATCCAGTTGTACTTCATTATATTCTAGTGGCAAATCATCAAACTGATAACGGGCAACGGGGGCATCGATTACGGTTGGTGTGGTTAAGAACCCTTTCTGCACGAGATAGCGTAGCGGTAATTCAAAAATACAGCTTTCAAACGGGGTATAGTCTTCTGTTCTGACATAACCTTGATAATGCTTTTTGTATATCCAGCCTTTGTCTAAACGGTAAGGTGTTGCTGTAAGGCCAAGTACTTTTAGTTTTGGATTGGTTTTTTTTAAATGGCTGATAACTTTTTGATATTGGCTATCTTCACTTAAACTGACACGGTGACATTCATCAATAATCAGCAAGGAAAAGAAACCCTCAAACTTATCCAGGTTACGGCTCAGTGATTGCACACTGGCAAAGGTGGTTTTAAGGCCATGTTGTTTTTTACCTAACCCTGCCGCAAAGATACCCGCTTCAAAACCGTCATGTTCAAACTTACTGTGATTTTGTTCCACCAGCTCTTTTACATGGGCAAGGATTAGCACTGGATGTCTTGCTAAGTGGGCAAGTTCGGCGAGCACATGACTTTTACCTGCGCCTGTTGGCAACGTGATAACAGCAGGTTGATCTGATTTTCTAAAGTGAGCTAAAGCGGCATCGACAGCTGCTTGTTGGTAATCGCGAAGAGGCATAGTTTATTTATATTTAAGAATCGATTAGTAAGGTGATTATCAATACATTAGTACTAAAAGTCCAGTTTGATATTCATTTGTATAGACTACTGGATTGATAGGTATTCTATTTTAGTCTTTGTTTTAAATATAGTTTTAGATAGTTAATTCCTTTTGATGAGTAAGGTTATAACGTATTAACAAATCATACCAACCTTATTAGACTGCGCACTTTGATAATATACTTTATAGTGTGAGTGAGATAGAAAATGAATTTTAACAAAAAACCTTTAGTGATTGCCTTAGCTTTTAGCGTAACGAGCACCTTAACGGCAAGTATTGCTTTTAACGTGACAGCTGAAACCCTCACTCGAGA from Moritella marina ATCC 15381 encodes the following:
- a CDS encoding multidrug efflux RND transporter permease subunit, producing MRFTDIFIKRPVLAVSISFLIALLGVQAIFKMQVREYPDMTNTVVTVTTGYYGASADLIQGFITQPLEQAVAQADNIDFMTSSSVLGSSTITITMKLNTDPNAALSDILAKTNSVRSQLPKEAEDPTVTMSTGSTTAVMYIAFSSDELSSSQVTDYLDRVINPQLFTINGVSKVDMYGGIKYALRVWLDPLKMAAYDLTATEIMGVLNSNNYQSATGQAIGEFVLYNGNADTQVGSTEDLERLVVSTDKGQVIRLSDIAKVTLEKSHDVYRASANGKEAVVAAVNAAPTANPINIAADVLELLPELERNLPTNIHMNVMYDSTVAINESIKEVIKTIIEAALIVIVVITLFLGSLRAVIIPIVTIPLSLIGVAMVMQMFGFSWNLMTLLAMVLAIGLVVDDAIVVLENIDRHIKLGESPFRAAVIGTREIAVPVIAMTLTLGAVYAPIALMGGITGALFKEFALTLAGAVFISGILALTLSPMMCSKILLANAKPSKFEQIVHAFLERKTNGYERMISAVMHKRPVMIAFAVIVFAAMPFLFKFIPSELAPSEDKGVLMMMGTAPSNANLDYIENSMSEVNAKLNEQPEIAYAQIFSGVPSSNQAFGIASMVPWSEREASQGEVVDRITGLVKDVPGMSVIAFQMPELPGAGSGLPVQFVITTPNSFESLFQVASDVLTEVQSNSLFVYSDLDLNYDSATMKINIDKDKAGAYGITMQDIGITLSTMMSDGYVNRIDLNGRSYEVIPQVERKYRLNPESMNSYYVRAADGNAVPLGSLITIDVVAEPRSLPHFNQLNSATIGAVPSPGVAMGDAISWFENTASSMLPKGYRYDFMGESRQFVTEGSALYMTFALALAIIYLVLAIQFESARDPLVIMVSVPLAVSGALISLAWGLSTMNIYSQVGLITLVGLITKHGILICEVAKEEQLHHGKSRTEAVIEAAKVRLRPILMTTAAMIAGLIPLMYATGAGAEQRFSIGLVIVSGLAIGTLFTLFILPVIYSFLATEHKPLPVFVEDAELEESDKQHAIECAKFAAAEKPAS
- a CDS encoding efflux RND transporter periplasmic adaptor subunit, yielding MKKWTLAMLLIALALFGSVIGFNLFKQQKIAEFMANRPEPEFPVTVVDIKTSDWIPTIQAIGFIEPNQGVEISNEIAGKIDRISFDSGTKVTKGQLLVNLDSRVEKANLKSSQAKLNASKSKFLRYEALYKKNAVSKEALDESEAAYSSLLADIESQKAVIERRQIRAPFDGEVGLRNVFLGEFLSVGTSIVRLEDSSVMRLRFTVPQTQISKVYLGQVVEIFVDSYPDTAFSGKISAIEPAVNYQSGLIQIQADIPNNDSQLRSGMFARANVILPTVEKQITVPQTAITFTLYGDNVYIVNEDENGDLRVTQSVVKVGERIDAIAHVLEGVKAGDKIVTSGQVRLSNHAKVRIIENDTLKVPAETPML
- a CDS encoding DEAD/DEAH box helicase — encoded protein: MPLRDYQQAAVDAALAHFRKSDQPAVITLPTGAGKSHVLAELAHLARHPVLILAHVKELVEQNHSKFEHDGFEAGIFAAGLGKKQHGLKTTFASVQSLSRNLDKFEGFFSLLIIDECHRVSLSEDSQYQKVISHLKKTNPKLKVLGLTATPYRLDKGWIYKKHYQGYVRTEDYTPFESCIFELPLRYLVQKGFLTTPTVIDAPVARYQFDDLPLEYNEVQLDQFLAKSPRVTHAICKQLIELAANRKGIMIFAASIKHAKEIFKQLPDEQAAIITGKTSIKERDELIRQFKSKEVKYLVNVSVLTTGFDAPHVDVIAILRRTDSVSLYQQIAGRGLRLAEGKADCLIIDYAGNGFDLYQPEIGSSKPNSNSDLVQVPCPSCDFANLFWGITDADGDIIEHYGRRCQGLVDASNGTEEQCNYRFKYKQCPQCNAENDIAARECQQCHVDLIDPDNQLKKALQLKDRKVLRCSGISAQADGDKIKLNYHDEDGEVVKETFYFSNNKQRQRFFSIFSRTITGAPITASTAEQITAQIQGFVPPDFVIAKKEKYFWKIEHRIFDYKGSYRKANQI